One Citrus sinensis cultivar Valencia sweet orange chromosome 5, DVS_A1.0, whole genome shotgun sequence genomic window, tAATaagtaataacaataaatatgaaCAAAGAATTTGTTTTTTCCTATTATCTAGCaggttctattttctttttccataatCAAAAggaattatatcaaaattatattcaatttttaaaaatcaaatgtaTCTTTGTCTTAATCATTTCCACAgcaatgtaaaaaaataataatgatttactttttcacaataaaaaaccaaatcaaaatttataataataaaatgtttttaaaattaaaatttatagtaaaGTTGCTTAGGTCTAGATGAATTTTAAATGCTagactaaaaatatataaatattttttgttcgTTTGATCGTGTGGGCATCTAGCACCGATGACTGCGTGTGCATAATCACCTAATTTGTAGTGCATAATTGCACGCACAATAAGTTATGATTAGGGGCCATAGAGTTCCCAGCACACAAACCCCAATTGAAACTCATCACGCCAGCAATTGCGCACTATTTTCCGATTCTATGTATGTAAAGGCAATTATCAAGTCATATTAGatgtaaattataataactCAAAAGTAAGATTACTTAGTCTCTGTTCGGTATGGCTTATTTAATAGttataaatacttatttaattttataagcacttatcataatttttattgttgtttgattatttttctaatagagcttttaaaacttaaataagatGTTTTACCTCTACTACCTAAAGCTCAAATTGTGAGTTTTTGGACGTAGAGGCtgaatatcttttttttaaatgtcaaaatatctcaaatatcatctacttatttgataattttagttattcttttcataatataattttaaaaattttacctatcaaagtaatttcataaatttttattaataactaaatagctaaacttttttttagtaaaaattttatttataaaaactctactaataaaaatactacttaaaaaattatattaaacggagcctaaaaaaaataatagtatggAAAAGAAGTGGGAAGGTCATGGGCCGCGACATTTTGGTTCGTTGCAAGTTCCAGTATatgcaaattataaatatttgaaaacaaagCGTGTAGTGTACGAGCAAGAACCTTTTGGTTTcatttgaacagtaacacacATGGCATCTTCTTCGTCTTCTTCAACTGCAAGTTCGTCAGAAGAGCTGACACTGACAGTCAAATGGAGCGGCAAAGAGTACACAGTCCGAGTCTGCGGCGACGACTCAGTTGCCGAGCTGAAGCGCCGTATCTGCGAGCTCACCAACGTTTTGCCCAAACGTCAGAAGCTCCTTTACCCTAAAATCGGCAACAAACTCGCCGACGACACCGTTTTGCTCTCTCAACTCCCCCTCAAGTCCTCCCTCAAAATGACCATGATTGGGTTCGTctcaaaatttgtattttttttccttatttgattcaaaatttGTTCCCTGGTtttatgcttaatttttttaaaataaattctgtACCCACTTCTTAAATTTAGGCCAATTTTATGATGACATTTTGATTATCTCTTATAATTGTGAGATAAAAAGGATCAGTTTAAATATGAGCAAGCTAGTATTTGGCTTTTAAGTTCACTATGGTGCTGGCAGTTATACTTCATTGAGTTGGTGATATTGAATTCAACTGAAACTTTTTCAGTACTGTTGAAGATGAGATAATTGTGGATCCTGTGGACTCTCCTGAAATTATTGACGATTTTGAACTTGGGCAAGAAGAAGCTGTTGACATCAAGGACAAAGAAGTCAATAAGCAGAAACTGAGGCGTCGTGTCAGTCAGTACAAGGTCTGTTGTATTGTTGTTTACTTTAAAATGTGGTGAAAATGTTGACTGGTACGGATGAATTTGGTGTATTTGGAAAAGGGTTGCAATGACTGGTTTCTAATGGATTAAATTAGAATTCGCGTTTCAAATTTTCGTTGTAATGCTCAATGTTTTCATTGCCAACGTATTTTTGTGGTTCCGTAactaaattttctaaatgaCAGCATATTAATAGGTTGATATTCTTTATGTCACATTAACTCACGAACATACAGGAGATTATTTCGAGTGGATTGATTTggttgtaattttatttcacactgtTTAGTGGCCTTATTTCTACTAACATGTGCTAATTGTAGATTAAACTTCGAAATCCATGCCGTGAAGGGAAGAAGCTACTCGTTCTGGATATTGATTACACATTATTTGATCACCGGTCTACTGCTGAGAATCCGCTTCAACTTATGAGGCCTTGTAAGATCTTTTCTCATTGCTAGTATTTaccttcaattttctttttcttccactAACAATTATCTCTGGCGTCGTTGTATTCTGCAGATCTTCATGAGTTTCTCACTGCTGCCTATGCAGAGTATGATATCATGATATGGTCGGCAACCAGGTCAGATTTCTGCCGATCCCTTTTCCTTTTACTTCTTCCaagataatgattttgaaAGAGATGGagtaaatttgtttttggaaGTTGGGGTAAGAATATCTATTGCAGAAGCTTATAAATTTTTCCTTTCTGCAGCATGAAGTGGGTTGAGTTGAAGATGGAAGAGCTTGGTGTGCTAACAAATCCAAACTACAAAATCACGGCACTTCTAGATCATTTAGCTATGATCACAGTTCAATCGGATTCTCGAGGAATTTTTGATTGCAAGCCACTTGGCTTGATTTGGGATCAGTTTCCTGAggtataaataaaactatatttgAATTGTCTCTGCTTGCTGCTGTCTTTGCTAGTATTAAAGAGGAGGCTCGAATCATATGAAattatatctttttctttcttttcttttggtgTTTCCTTTGTGTTGCATATGGTGGCATAAATCATTAGTTTAGAGTGGACTATTTTCAGAATAGGAGTAAGAGAAGAATTGTCTTCAAAATAGTTAATGGTAGTGTTGACCTGGAACAATTTCATCTTTGTGAATCCCACTATAGTCCTATGAATGCCACCGAATAACTATATGAAATGCAAAAGAGATTTGCTTCAGATGCTTTTTAGAAATTGGaaattttgcattttcatGTGGTCGGTGATGGTGGTTTTTGTTCTATTTGCAGTTCTACAGTTCCAAAAACACCATCATGTTTGATGATCTGCGAAGAAATTTTGTGATGAACCCACAAAATGGTTTGGCTATCAAGCCATTTAGGAAAGCTCATGCTAATCGAGACAGCGATCAAGAGCTTGTAAAACTCACGCAGTACTTGCTAGCAATTGCAGATCTGGATGACTTGAGCAACCTTGATCATGGCAGATGGGAGTTTTATATTGAGGACAACACCAAAAGACGCAGGCATGCATGAGCAATGTCAGCAAGCTCTGGGATTTCCTTTATATCGCTGTGACCATGTTCTTGAGGTATGTGTTATATGAGATTAGTAGTTCCAGGCATTTATGCTAAAATTGGTTTCACTCTTCCAGTAGGGTTTGACTAGTTGGAAATGACTTAATTATTGCATAACCAAAGACgaaatccaaaattttcataatgtcGTAATTTTGTGCCTAGTTTACaatcttaaattttcaaattttcttgcGTTTTGCGTATGGATGTTAATCTATTTGATCCACGCCATGATCCAAATTAACTACAGCAGATATAGTAGCAAATTGCAAATTTGCTGAATTTGTTCTGATGTGTGTAGGCTTAAGCACTTGTTGGCAcctaaaataaattgtcattAAATTTGGTTATTGGCAATCTATTTATACTTTGTTCAGCTAATTTTCAATCGCAAGCTAGCAGCATACAAAGTAATTAATCCCATACCGAGTTTTCTGTAACCTTGCCTATAATTGCCTGTGTTGCAACAAATCATAGGCCTGGAATATAACATGTAGCGAAttagtttggttgaaaatattCTCATTTACGGGTTATTCAattcatttctttcattttttttttctctgttcTAACACTATCTATGTTCTACTTTCTTTTCAAGGACATTAACATCGAATGCTGAAGTTCCCGGTAAAGGTCAATGTTCTGGGAATATTAATGATTTCAGTAAAGATCTCTTTCTCTTCAGAGGTTTCAGTATTGGATTGTGATATTGTTGAagatattatatatttctGTGTTTTTGTTGAGGGCATGGTGACTGATGAACACAGGATTGCTAActatttagttattattattatacatgGTACAATTTGTAAAGTTTTGTTGAGAAatcaaatatgaattgatgttGGGGAAAATTTTGAGTGTTAATGACGATTACTCCTGCAGAGTGGATGTATGCacgttttttaaatttcaggcTGAACTGCTTTATTTATAATGCAACCTTAAATTAGAGTTAGACAGAATGTTTAGttttaaatctttattttaaaacatgtgGACATCCACTCTTAAGAATCTTTATGTTAATAATTGGTTTATAAGATTGTAAGAAAGATTAATGTTAGGGGATCTCAATATTTGGATCTCTGTTTATATGCTAATTGATGtgacattcatttatttgatgatataataataatttcacgagttaaaaaattcatcattgTGCATGTAGATGGGATACAAGTTATATATCGAATATTACTAAAGCTCAATAATGTACTCTCCATTTTCTTGAACTCCTATTTTTCTCATTAGTGGGTTTAATAGTAAAGAGAACTAGGGTTGGCAACAGGATGGGACTTAATTGGGATTTGGCGATCTTGATCCTATCTCGATTATCAATTGGGACAAAAAATGTGTCCCAAATTTCGTCCAAACATTGACTTGGAACAAAAAAGGCTCTCGATCCCAGCTCGATGTGGGATCCCAAGTCTTGATCGAGATCTCCAATTATCACTGgatgatataaattttttatcacatGCTGTAGATTCTCTAATAAACGACATATCATATATCTATAACCAACatgtcatatatattatatatcaaaacaACTAATCATATACATATAACCGATATGTCATATGTGAtctatattatttatcaaaatgacTTGTAATACATGTGACTGACATGTTAGATTTATGTGATTCTTTAAATTAACTTGTCATacatttctaaaaatttaaattttgggaCATTCAGGATCCCGATAGGATTTACTGCATCATGTTCCAAATAGTAAGCCAGGACAAATTTGAGTCTTCAATCCCAACCTAAATAGTAAATCGAGATAAGATTTTGTATCTAATTTCGTCCTGACCGGGCCGTGAATCTTGATTGGATTTTGGGGAATTCTTCCATCTTAAAGAGAACTGAAAGAtggtatttttaaataaaacccTAACATGTTAGTATTAATATTGATATTAATGATATGCTATATATGTCTATGTTGTTTGATAAGAATGAGATTGCAcaataaacttttttaatttaaaattagttccatcaaattataattattgattttagaATTCCAGaagattttgtaaaacttgTTGAAAAAACCTAACCAAATTAATTGATCCTTAATTTGTAGTCCAACCCtctaatcaattaattaaaatctttaaataacCAATTAACgacattaaattaaattgactTTTTTCTGGTAACTCCAATCGATCTGCCTCTTTCATAGTAAATGATTAATGGCTCTTTCTTGTTTGGCTACAACTTCAAAAAGACAGGTTCATTGGAATATCTTGAGAATTTCGAAAACTTTATCACGACATTAGTAagtccaaataaataaattaattaattaaataaaaaataaatgctttGTGATTTTCTATTGGCACCACAAGATACAGAGCAaacccatatatatatatatatatatataccaaaGTGCTTCTAATCAAATTGATGTCAGCTGGTTGAATCATCACCCAAAAAATACAGCCAAAAACGTATTGGGATAAACGTAGCGGGATAAGTCCCTAATTTCTAATGTTTTacatagtttttatttttatcaatcaCTCATTGATTAAGTGGTTGGCACTTTCTCACTTCATTCTTGAGGTCGAGATTTTCAGTTTTCTCATGTGTGTTCAGGAATTATAATTTCTCTCGAGAGTATATCTCTTATGGGAGTGAAATTTTTTAGTTGAAAGAAAGTTATGTTTACACTAAGttctaaatatattatgataCTTTTAAAGAGCTTGAGAGTTTTGAGTTTTTTCATGTGGGTTAATCTCTCacaaagtaaatttttaagcTGGACTTCAAATAATACATATTTAGATAGGTGCAAGTCTCGGCGGacttcaaattataaattttaaacattGCTATATCAATAGATTTATAATGTAATTCAGATGTACTATATCAAGATTGATGCCGCAAACTTATGGAACTATTTGACACAAATAGACAAGCTATGtcatttctttgaaaaaataaaacaaaatctcaGGGGGCTTACTATTATtcctaaaatttattacaaagtgCTTCACCGGAGTCAAAAGGGATGGCCAAAATATAAGCACACAAAAAATACACAACCAAAAACTTATCACAAAGCACTTAATTAGAGCGAAATAGACTTATATAGACTACACTTAGGCgacccaaataattttttttttgccaaaataattttacgtattttttagaaaattcataatgaaaaagaaagccattaacacaacaaataataatgataatgatgatgatgatgatgcagCACAGAgtgcatgaaaaaaaaaataaaaataaaactcacctGCTAATTGTGATTTGATATTAAAATGCAAAACCGCAAAAACCCTAAATGGACTTTGATTCTCTGAATTACTTTTAACACACAATCAAATACAAAACCTTAGTATCCAAACATggcattaaatttgttttttttttcaaaaataaaaaataacgcAACATTCTCTCATTGCATTTATTATCgttatcataaataaatataaattacctAATATAAAATCAAGTGTTGTGTTGCCTCATTTTTAAActatgtattatttaattcatttttactttcattttttgttagtGGTAAAATGTAAACCAAAGGTATTGAGGGATGACATATATGGAGTATGATTCAGGACCCTGATAAAGAATGAAAGGGAAGCTGATAAGGGAGGATCAAATGAGAAGATCTCGAAGAATCAAGCTCAATCATCCAAATTGCCCGAGAGTAATAGAAAAACGCCTTCTACAATATATCCAAGTCGCCACATGACTATACAAGACCACGAGACAGTGACAGCCACGCCATCGCCACCATGCCACGTCGTTACAGCACAATCCCCACTCAGACTATCTCCTAAATATATCCTTATACACCACTAAAGTAAGAATTAGGGAAAAGGGACCATAGACAAGGCCACTTGCACTCCTCTAGTGAGGTTAGGCACTTTTCAACTCAATTGACTCATTCAAAATGGGTCAATTAGAGTTAAGGACACACTATCAACACAGATTGTCCCTAAATAGACAATCGTCCAGTCCAAACAAGCTTAAGAGCCTCCTTAAAAGGTGACAAATTACCTTAAAAGCCCTACATGAGGGGGAATATCACCAATGGCTGATCGCCACATGTCTAAAGGGACACAAAGACACCCTCATGGGCAATCTTCCATAAATGGTCAGATTGACCTGAGAAAAAGAGTAAGTTTACTTACTCA contains:
- the LOC102613626 gene encoding ubiquitin-like domain-containing CTD phosphatase yields the protein MASSSSSSTASSSEELTLTVKWSGKEYTVRVCGDDSVAELKRRICELTNVLPKRQKLLYPKIGNKLADDTVLLSQLPLKSSLKMTMIGTVEDEIIVDPVDSPEIIDDFELGQEEAVDIKDKEVNKQKLRRRVSQYKIKLRNPCREGKKLLVLDIDYTLFDHRSTAENPLQLMRPYLHEFLTAAYAEYDIMIWSATSMKWVELKMEELGVLTNPNYKITALLDHLAMITVQSDSRGIFDCKPLGLIWDQFPEFYSSKNTIMFDDLRRNFVMNPQNGLAIKPFRKAHANRDSDQELVKLTQYLLAIADLDDLSNLDHGRWEFYIEDNTKRRRHA